Proteins from a single region of Candidatus Hydrogenedentota bacterium:
- the melA gene encoding alpha-galactosidase, with translation MAKIAFIGAGSLGFTRGLVRDILTFPLLRDATISLMDIDEERLDFAYRACKSIVERGNYPAKVEATMDRKAALKGADAVLCTILSGDVKIWQHDILIPKKYGVDTNVGDTRGPSGIFRALRTIPVMLDICRDIERHCPNALLLNYTNPMAMLCRAMQRETSVQVSGLCHSVQGTAAMLAEWIGAPMNEITFVCAGINHLSWFIEYKWNGKDAYPLIRKAMQRKAVRNHEQVRNEMFLHLDYYVTESSGHNSEYNWWFRKRPELIDAYCKNGTGWNPGEYAYILDEYRKRDRTWKAEVKKWFADGAPFPLERGHEYASNIINARMGGDPYKFNGNVPNTGLVTNLPQDACVEVPVLADRRGLNPIHVGALPPQCAALTAAAVASEEMAVEGCLTGDPKRVFQAIAYDPLTAAVLSLAEIKKMVAEMFRKNKAYLPQFKTTSF, from the coding sequence ATGGCCAAAATCGCATTTATCGGGGCCGGCAGCTTGGGGTTCACGCGGGGACTTGTCCGTGACATCTTGACCTTTCCGTTGTTGCGGGATGCCACCATATCGCTCATGGACATCGACGAAGAGCGGCTCGATTTCGCCTACCGGGCGTGCAAATCGATCGTCGAACGGGGCAATTATCCCGCGAAAGTCGAGGCCACCATGGACCGCAAAGCGGCCCTCAAAGGCGCGGACGCCGTGCTTTGCACCATCCTCAGCGGCGATGTGAAGATCTGGCAGCACGATATCCTCATTCCCAAGAAGTACGGTGTGGACACCAACGTGGGCGACACGCGGGGTCCGAGCGGCATCTTCCGCGCATTGCGCACCATCCCGGTCATGTTGGATATCTGCCGGGACATCGAACGGCATTGTCCCAATGCGCTCCTGCTCAATTACACCAACCCGATGGCCATGCTGTGCCGCGCCATGCAGCGCGAGACCAGCGTGCAGGTCTCGGGGCTGTGCCATAGCGTTCAGGGCACGGCGGCCATGCTCGCCGAGTGGATCGGCGCGCCCATGAACGAGATCACGTTTGTCTGCGCGGGCATCAACCATCTCTCGTGGTTCATCGAATACAAATGGAACGGCAAAGACGCCTATCCGCTGATCCGCAAGGCCATGCAACGCAAAGCGGTGCGCAACCACGAGCAGGTGCGCAACGAGATGTTCCTGCATCTCGACTATTACGTCACCGAATCGAGCGGGCACAACTCCGAGTACAACTGGTGGTTCCGGAAACGCCCCGAACTCATCGATGCGTATTGCAAAAACGGCACGGGATGGAACCCGGGCGAGTACGCCTACATCCTCGACGAGTACCGCAAACGCGACCGCACATGGAAGGCCGAGGTCAAGAAATGGTTCGCCGACGGCGCGCCGTTCCCGCTCGAGCGCGGCCACGAATACGCTTCAAATATCATCAACGCGCGGATGGGCGGCGACCCTTACAAATTCAACGGCAACGTGCCCAACACGGGCCTCGTCACCAATCTGCCGCAGGATGCGTGTGTCGAGGTGCCCGTGCTCGCCGACAGGCGCGGGCTTAACCCGATTCACGTCGGGGCATTGCCGCCCCAGTGCGCGGCCCTGACCGCCGCCGCGGTCGCGTCCGAGGAAATGGCGGTCGAGGGATGCCTCACCGGCGACCCCAAACGCGTGTTCCAGGCCATCGCCTACGATCCGCTCACCGCGGCGGTGCTCTCGCTCGCCGAGATCAAGAAGATGGTCGCCGAGATGTTTCGCAAGAACAAGGCGTACCTGCCGCAATTCAAGACCACATCCTTCTGA
- a CDS encoding DUF362 domain-containing protein, with protein MPASKVAVVQTRPETVRADYHRVLNLAGYQDVIAKDADTALKINISWHFFFPACSTTPWQLDGVIHAMLKDGYKKELVHGCHNRTVVIDAHLGERENKQVDVLDAYGLRNVHLYEGEEWLNIRDAVGELTGEFLCLNDVYPDGFAIPKRFIGENVIHLPTVKTHVFTTTTGAMKNAFGGLLNEHRHWTHPVIHETLVDLLMIQQEIHRGVFAVMDGTFAGDGPGPRCMTPYVKNVLLASADQVAIDAVAAKLMGFEPLDDCAYIRLAHEKGLGCGDVNELDIVGDELAARQNWNFSGPFKEMTFASRMQHLIYWGPLKRPLEWSLKTWLAPWSYIASVLYHDAYWYPFKSKRQMKQCLASEWGRLFENWGKVEATEEGFPNPGTEKPEYRRGFWGLLKEAARILVLCIKEAPEFAARRRRAAHR; from the coding sequence ATGCCGGCATCGAAAGTGGCGGTGGTGCAGACGCGCCCGGAGACCGTCCGCGCGGATTACCATCGCGTGCTCAACCTCGCCGGATACCAGGACGTCATCGCGAAGGACGCGGACACGGCGCTCAAGATCAACATCTCCTGGCACTTCTTTTTTCCGGCTTGCTCGACCACGCCCTGGCAGTTGGACGGCGTCATCCACGCCATGTTGAAAGACGGATACAAAAAGGAACTGGTCCACGGCTGCCACAACCGGACGGTGGTGATCGACGCTCACCTGGGCGAACGCGAAAACAAGCAGGTTGACGTACTCGACGCCTACGGCCTGCGCAACGTCCACCTCTACGAAGGCGAAGAGTGGCTCAACATTCGCGACGCCGTGGGGGAACTCACCGGCGAGTTCTTGTGCCTCAACGACGTTTATCCGGACGGTTTCGCGATACCCAAACGGTTCATCGGCGAGAACGTCATACATCTGCCCACCGTGAAAACCCATGTCTTCACCACCACCACGGGCGCCATGAAGAACGCCTTCGGAGGGCTTCTCAACGAACACCGCCACTGGACGCATCCCGTCATTCACGAGACCCTCGTCGACCTGCTCATGATTCAACAGGAGATCCATCGGGGCGTGTTTGCCGTGATGGACGGGACCTTCGCGGGAGACGGACCCGGCCCCCGCTGCATGACGCCCTACGTAAAGAACGTTCTGCTGGCGTCGGCCGACCAGGTGGCGATCGACGCCGTCGCCGCCAAACTTATGGGCTTCGAACCCCTGGACGACTGCGCGTATATCCGCCTGGCCCACGAGAAAGGCCTGGGATGCGGCGACGTGAACGAGCTCGACATCGTCGGCGATGAATTGGCTGCCCGGCAGAACTGGAACTTCTCCGGACCTTTCAAAGAAATGACCTTTGCCAGCAGGATGCAGCACTTGATCTACTGGGGACCCCTGAAAAGACCTCTTGAATGGTCCCTGAAAACGTGGCTTGCGCCGTGGTCGTATATCGCGAGCGTTCTGTACCACGACGCCTACTGGTATCCCTTCAAGAGCAAACGCCAGATGAAACAGTGCCTCGCTTCCGAGTGGGGACGCCTGTTCGAGAATTGGGGCAAGGTCGAGGCAACTGAAGAGGGTTTCCCGAACCCGGGCACGGAGAAACCGGAGTATCGCCGCGGTTTCTGGGGCCTGCTGAAAGAGGCCGCGCGCATTCTCGTGCTGTGCATCAAAGAGGCCCCCGAATTCGCCGCACGCAGACGCCGCGCCGCCCACCGGTAG
- a CDS encoding family 1 encapsulin nanocompartment shell protein, translating into MSDMLKRSLAPVTDEAWAEIENTAKQTLKPLLSARKLVDFKGPKGWDYAAVNLGRLDMPKKPGQKGVGYGIRKVLPLLEARVMFTLRIWELDNVARGAADPDLGPLEEAAKEIALFEERAIYAGFKEGHIDGIIPTASQKAVVLPADVNGYAKAVAQGIDAMQADGIGGPYALVLGAAPYQAVLQAVGPGYPIRRGLERLLEGDGVIMRSRALDGGVLLSTRGGDFEMTVGTDLSIGYSSHDSEMVNLFLTESFTFRVIQPAAAVELRLGK; encoded by the coding sequence ATGAGCGATATGTTGAAACGTTCTCTGGCCCCTGTTACGGACGAAGCCTGGGCGGAAATCGAGAACACCGCAAAACAAACCCTTAAACCTCTGCTTTCGGCGCGCAAACTTGTCGATTTCAAGGGTCCCAAGGGCTGGGACTATGCCGCAGTGAACCTCGGGCGCCTCGACATGCCCAAGAAACCGGGGCAGAAGGGCGTCGGCTACGGCATTCGCAAAGTGTTGCCTCTCCTCGAAGCGCGGGTTATGTTCACGCTTCGCATCTGGGAACTCGATAACGTGGCGCGTGGCGCCGCGGACCCGGACCTGGGACCCCTCGAAGAGGCGGCAAAGGAAATCGCCCTTTTCGAGGAGCGCGCCATCTACGCGGGTTTCAAGGAGGGCCACATTGACGGCATTATCCCGACGGCCTCCCAGAAGGCCGTGGTTCTGCCGGCCGATGTCAACGGTTACGCGAAGGCCGTCGCGCAGGGCATCGACGCCATGCAGGCGGACGGCATTGGCGGCCCCTATGCCCTTGTGCTTGGCGCCGCGCCGTACCAGGCGGTGTTGCAGGCAGTGGGACCCGGCTACCCGATCCGCAGGGGCCTGGAGCGGCTTCTAGAGGGAGACGGCGTGATCATGCGCAGCCGCGCCCTGGATGGAGGCGTGCTGCTCTCAACGCGCGGTGGCGATTTCGAGATGACGGTAGGAACCGACCTCTCGATCGGGTATTCCAGCCACGACTCCGAAATGGTGAACCTCTTCCTGACCGAGTCGTTCACGTTCCGCGTGATTCAGCCCGCCGCCGCGGTCGAGCTGAGGCTGGGCAAGTAG